The sequence GGAACAGGCGTACCTGGCCGAACTGCTCGGCCTGCCGGCCACCCAGCGGGCCGCGGCGGGCTGGTGGAAGGCCCACCGCCCGGCGGTCGCGTCGCTGGGCCGGCGGGAGCCCGAGGTCCGCGGGACGCTGCTGAACAGCATGCCGCAGGTCAGGGACGGCGAGCTGCCGGGCCTGTGGCTGGAGATACTCGAGGAGTCCGGCGCCACCGCCGGCCTGGCCGGCGGCGAGGTGCCCGAGCGGGAGCGGCCCGCCGACGGCACCGCGGGCTGGCTCGGGAGATTCCTGCTGGCACGGGACCGCGCCGGGGGGATCCCGCCGCGCCTGCCCAGCCTGTACACGCTGGTGGAGCGGGTGGCCGACCGGCTGCGGGCCGAGCTCGCCGAGCCGGGCCGCAAGGCGCCGACGGTCGAATACGACGTCGACCTGCTGGACCTGCTGCTCGCCCTGGACATCCCCGTGGCCGACCCCGACGAGCGCCGGTCGCTGCACCTGATTCCCTGGGCGAAGGGCGAAGGCCGGCGCGATCTGCTCGCCCTGGCCGCCGACCCCCGCTTCCGGCCCGCCTTCCAGCGCGGGGCCGACGGGTTCGGCGCCAACGAGTACGGGCAGCGGGCCGTCCGCGTCCTGGCGGAGTCCCCCGGCGGGCGGCCGATGCTCGCCGAGTGGATGCGGAAGGTGGCCCTGCGGTCGTCGGCCGCCGGACTGCCGGAGCTGCCCGACGCCATGCGGCGGCTGTCCTGGCTGCCGGGCGAGGCGCTGGTCCTGGCCGAGGAGGAGGTGCGCCAGGCGGCCGGGGCCGACGTCGCGCTGGTGCTCGCCCGGACGCTCAGGGCCGGGCTCTTCGACGAACTGGGCTGGCCGGCCTGGGAGGAGGCGGCCGAGACCCTCGTGCCGAGGAAGGACGTCGACGACCTCGTCGTCGCCGACGCCTGGCCGCATCTGATCGTCGCGGGACCCTCGCAGGTCCGGGTGCTCAGCGCCGAGGGCACCGTGCTCACCCACGACCTGCGTGTCCCGGCCGGGGACACCTGGGGCGACGACCACGGCTTCCACTACGTGGACGGCGAGCTGCTCGTCTACTGGCACTCCCGGCAGCTCGGCAGCGAGCTGCGCGGATACTGGCACACCTCGGCCGACCGGATCCATCTGCTGGAGGGGATCGGCAGCACCCGAGGCACGCGCCTGAACTGGTACCGAGGCGACGATCCGGTCAGCCTGCCGCTGCCCGGCGGCGGGCGGACGACCGGCCAGGGGGTGCTGCACCCCGGAGACACGGCCGTGCCCGGCGAGCGGTCGGTGATCACCGACGGCACCTCGTTCTGGGTGTGGACCTGGGACGGCTCCGACCACGAGAGCACCGGATGGTACGAATACGACCCGCTCAGCGGGGAGCAGGGCAGGAAGGGCGTGCCCGGCTTCCTCGCCGACGCGCTCCGCACCGCCCCGGCGGGCAGCACGTTCCGGTCGGGCTGGCTGCTGCCCGCTCCTTCGGACGGGCCCACCCCCGTCGGCACGCCGGTGGGCGGCCTGTTCGGCTGGCGGGTGGTGGTGCTGCCCGACGGGTCGATGCGCGGTGAGGACCTCTCCGGCCGCGCCGTCACCGTGGCGCCCGATTCCAGAGCCCCGCTGCGCGCCCTGACGTTCCCCGGCGACGACCGGCCCCGGGCCGTCGTGAAGAACGGGGGCTACCAGGTCGACCTGGTCGACCTGGACGGCGTCGTCACCGCTGTGGCCAAGACGGACAACGTCCCCGGCGCCTTCGCCGCGGGCACGCTCGTCCTGCCGCCGCCGCGCTACTGGCACTGCCTCCGGCCGAGGGACCCGGAGGGCTCCGCGCTGCTGCGCCGCATGGACCGGGACACCTCGGCGGCCCTGCTGGAAGCGGTCGTCGCCGGGGGCGAGACCGGAGAGGAGGAGCTGCGGGCGCGGATCCGGGCCCTGCTGCCGCAGGTGAGCCATGACGCGCTGGTGGCGGGCATCACCGGGGTCGTGCGCTTCGCCGCCGCCCGGCAGGCCGAGCTGGACGCCGTCGCGGCCCGGCTCTCCGAGGCACTCGCCGGCGGACACCGGGAGGAGTCGCCCACCGGCCCGGTGGACCGGCTGCTCAACCAGGCGCTCAGCGGCCTCGGCGGCTCCGCCGACAACTCGTGGCACAGCCAGGAGCTGGACGGCGCCTTCCGGCAGATCCAGTCGATCGGCCAGGCGCTGGCGGCGGCCCCCTCGGAGGCGCCCCCGGGCCGCCTCCACCTCGACCTGCCGGAGTCGCCGCCCGCAGGCCTGAACTGGGCCCCCCTGCTCGACCACTCCGCCGCCCTGGCGTTCCGGGCCGCGACGGCGACGATCGAGGAGGAACACCGCACCGCACTGCACGCGCTCCTGCGTGACCTGCGCGATCTCGGGCTGCCCGCCGCGGCCGACCCCTCCCGGTGGCGCCGGATGTCGCTGCACCTCGAAAAACACCACCTGCCCGTGGTCGACGGCAGCCTGCGCCGCGGCACATGGCTCGGGGTGCTGCCGCTGGGCGGCGGCGCGCTCCTCGCCTTCGTGAGCCGGTCGTCCCCGGACGACTCCGGCTGCGTGTGGACGGCGCTGTTCCACGACCCGGCCGGCCGCTTCGACGTCCCCAGCCCGTACACCGTCCGCTCCTCGTCCCCCGTGGGCGAGGACCGGCGGGAGGGCTGGCTCGGCGCGTTCCTCACCGAGCTGGCCGAGCGGGGCCCCGCGCCCTGGCGGCCCGAGGCCGCGGAGGAGTTCGCCCGGCTCACCGGCGTCTCCCAGACGGTCGCCCGGCTGGTCGTGGCCGGCCTGCCGTACGTGGACGCCTACGAGCGCGGCTTCATCACCAAGGAGGCGCGGGCCACCCTCGGGGTGAAGATGGCCGATGCGGCCGTCGCCAAGGACGAGCTGCGCAAGCTGAGCGCCCACGCCCGGCGCGCGGTCGTCGCGGCGCTCCTGCCCGAGGACCCCGCCCGCCTCTGGACGGACGGCCCGGACGCGGCCGGCGCGGCGCAGGTGTGGAACAGCGAGGTGGGGCGGCAGGCGGCGATCCCCGAATGGCTGCTCGGCGAGGCGGCCCGCGCGGTGCGGACGGGATGGGACACGGGCCGGGCACTGCGCGCCCTCGCCGACCCGGCCGCCGCGCCGGAGCTGAGCCGGGATCTGGTCTGGGGCGTCAACGGCGACCGGGTCAGACCCGTCGACGGGAACGCCACCGGATTCACCGCGAGCACGCTCGTCACGGCCGTCGCCACAGCGGGCTGGCTCGCCCACCGGCTCCCCGCCGGAGACCCGATCCGCGCCGCCCTGCCGAGGGCGCTGGCGATGGTCCGCGACCGGCTGGCCGGCCCGGAGCTGATGCTCGACCTCGGCCGGTACGTCGACCTGCCCGGGTTCCGCAAGGCCGCCGGAGCCCCGACCGAGATCGGCGAGGGCTACGAGAGATACGGCGCCGTCATCATGGCCACCTATGACACCCGCCCGGCGCCGGGCATCCGTACGGCCCTGCTGGACGCGGCCGGCGACGATCCGTACCTGCGCGCCCTGGTCGGCTCCGAGGGCTCGTTCCCGGTCGAGACGGCGCTGCGTACCGCCCGTGACCCGCGGTTCGAGGCGCTCCTGGCCGATCCGGGCGACCCCGTGGAGGGGGAGCGGGACGCGGACGGCACGTGGTGGCCGCAGGATCCCACCCGGTCGGTGCCCGAACTGGTCGTCGAGGTGGCGAAGGAGCACGGTCTCGGCGAGGACGCCGCGGTCCTCTACCTGACACTGCTGGCCATGCCGGATCCGACCGACCGCAATGTCGCCCGGTGGACGGGCTGGAAGCCCGCCCGCCTCAAGGAGGCCCGCGCCGAGCTGGCCGCCGGCGCCCTCGTCGTCGAGGCCAACCGGGCGCGGGCCGGGCGCTCGCTGTTCCTGCCCGGCGGCTGGACGGAGCTGAAGGCGCCGTGCCTCCCGCTGGAGCAGTGGAAACTCCCCCTGTTCGACGGGGCCGGGAGCCAGAGCACACCGATCGTGCCGATCCAGCCCGCCGCCGACCTCTACCGCAGGGCCTGGCAGCGGGTCCGGGACGGCGACGCTCCCCGGTTCGAGGAGCTCAGGGTCAGGCGCGGCAGGCGCCGCTGAACCCGGGCACCGGGGCGGGTGCGACCCCGGTCCCGTCCGGCGGGCGCACCCGCCTCGCCGGACGGGGCCGGGCCCTCACCGCGCCGCGGCGCGGGGGAGACACCCGGCACCGGCCGGGCCGCCCACCACGGGCGGCACTTCACAGATCATCATCCAGAGCACAAGGACTTCCCTTTATGACCATGACCGACGACCAGGTGACGGTCCCTCCGGCCCGGCAGGTGCTCGCGGCCGAGGAACGGTACGCCACCGAACTCGCCTTCCTGGCCGCCCACGACGCCGGGCCCCGCCCGCCGGGCTGGGCGCTGACGCCACGCGCGGTGGTGACCTTCGTCTGCGGCAGCGGCGACGAGACGCTGGAACTGCCGAAGAACCGCCGCGGGACGGCCGGCGGCGCTCCGGACCGGCTGAGGGTGGCCGCCAAGTTCGTCGGCGAACGCGCCCTGGTCGAACGGTGCGTGGTGACCCTCGCGGGGGAGCGGGGCCTGCTGCTGGTCGGCGAGCCCGGCACCGCCAAGTCGATGCTGTCGGAGCTGCTGGCCGCCGCCGTGTGCGGAACCAGCGCGCTCACCGTGCAGGGCACCGCCGGGACGACCGAGGACGCCTTCCGCTACGGCTGGAACTACGCCCTGCTGCTCGCCCAGGGCCCGAGCCGGGACGCGCTGGTCGACTCCCCGGTGCTCACGGCCATGCGCGCGGGGCGCGTCGCCCGGGTCGAGGAGATCACCCGCTGCCTGCCCGAGGTGCAGGACGCCCTGGTGTCGATCCTGTCCGACAGGCGGCTCAGCGTGCCGGAGCTCGCCGGTACCGCCGACGCCCAGGTGGCGGCCACCCCCGGCTTCAGCGTGATCGCCACGGCCAACCTGCGCGACCGCGGCGTCTCGGAGATGTCGGCCGCGCTGAAGCGACGGTTCAACTTCGAGACCGTCGACCCCATCGCGGACGCCGAGGCGGAGACCTCCCTGGTGCGCCGCCAGGCCACCTCGGTCGTGCAGCGGGCGGGTGCCGCCTTCGGCGTGGACGACGCTGTGCTCGACGCGCTGGTCACGGTCTTCCGCGACCTGCGCTCCGGCCGCTCGGACGAGGGCTGGGACGTGGAGCGGCCCGGCACGGTGATGTCCACCGCCGAGGCGGTGCAGGTCGCCGCCTCACTGGGGGTCGCCGCGGCCTACCTGCCGGACGGCGATGTCCTCGACCTGCTGCCGGGACACCTGCTCGGCGTCGTCCGCAAGGACGACCCCGCCGACCACGGGCGGCTGCTCGGCTACTGGGACGGCCCGGTGCGACGTCGCGCCGAGGACGGCTCCGCGATGTGGCGCCGGCTCTGGGACCTGCGGGAGAACCTCCGTTGACCTGTCACAGCGAACCGGAGACGGGGCAGGACGCGCGGCGATCCGCCCGCCACGGCGGGGAGGCCGATCCCCGGCGGGCGGTCGCCGCGCTGGCCTCCTCCGCCCGGCCGTACCTGCTGGGAGTGCGCCACCACAGTCCCGCGCTGGCCGTGGTCCTGCCCGCGCTGCTGGACGCCGCCGACGCCGAAGTGGTCTGTGTCGAGCTGCCGGCGGACTTCCAGCCGTGGCTGGCGCACCTGGCCGACCCGGGAACCCTCGCGCCGGTCGCCCTCGCCGGGGCCGACGGGGAGGGGAGGCTGGGCTTCTACCCGTTCGCCGACTTCTCCCCGGAGCTGGTGGCGATCCGCTGGGCCCGGCAGCGCGGAGCGGAGGTGCTCTGCTGTGACCTCCCGCTGTCCGACCCCGGCTGGCACGCGCCCGGCACGGCGCAGGCGTCCGATACGGCGCAGGCGTCCGACGCTGGTACGGCGCAGGCGCCCGGCACGGTACGGTCCCCGGATCCGGCTCGGCCGATGGGCCCGGACGCGGTTCCGGTTCCGGCAGGCGCGGCGGCCTCGCGGGGAACGTCCTTCGCCGCCGCGCTGGCCGCCTCGGGCACCGGCCGCGAGGGAGACGACATGTGGGACCGGGCCGTGGAGGTCCTCGCTCCCGGATGCGAGCCCGAAGCGGTGCGCCGCGCCGCCCTCGGCGTCGGCTGGGCACTGCGCCGGGACGCCGAGGCCGCGGGCGGCGTGCCGGCCGTGGACATGGCGCGTGAGGCGCACATGCGCCGTGTCCTCGAGGACGCCGCGGCGGGCGGCCGGCGCGTCGCGGCGGTGGTCGGCGCCTTCCACGCTCCCGCGCTGATCATCCCTGACACCGCCGAGCCGGGGCGGACCGGCGCGGACGGCGCCGCCCCGCCGCCTGGTACGGCAGGCGGCCAGGCGACATCCGGCCGGCCGGCCACGGACGGCGAGGTCGTCCCCCCTCCGGCCACGGATGGTGCGGTCGCCGCCCTTCCGGCCATGGACGGCGAGGTCGTCCTCCCTCCGGCCACGGATGGTGCGGTCGCCGCCCCTCCGGCTGTCCCGTCCGCGCGCGCCGGCTCGCCGGCCGCCACCTCGCTCGTCCCCTACGCTTTCGACCTGCTCGACTCGCGATCCGGTTACCCGGCGGGGATCCGCGACCCCCGTTGGCAGCAGACGGTGTTCATGGCCGGTGGCGACCCCGGCCGCGTCAGGGACGGCGCCGCCCGCGCGATCACCGGCCTGTGCCGGGAGCTCCGCTCCGCCGGGCACACCGCGGGCACCGGAGAGGCCGTCGAGGCGCTGCGGCTCGCCTGCGATCTGGCGCGGCTGCGCGGCCTGCCCTCGCCGGGACGGGGGGAGCTGCTGGAAGCGGTGACGACCGTGCTCGGCCAGGGCGAGCCCCTGGGCCGGG comes from Streptosporangium roseum DSM 43021 and encodes:
- a CDS encoding ATP-binding protein translates to MTMTDDQVTVPPARQVLAAEERYATELAFLAAHDAGPRPPGWALTPRAVVTFVCGSGDETLELPKNRRGTAGGAPDRLRVAAKFVGERALVERCVVTLAGERGLLLVGEPGTAKSMLSELLAAAVCGTSALTVQGTAGTTEDAFRYGWNYALLLAQGPSRDALVDSPVLTAMRAGRVARVEEITRCLPEVQDALVSILSDRRLSVPELAGTADAQVAATPGFSVIATANLRDRGVSEMSAALKRRFNFETVDPIADAEAETSLVRRQATSVVQRAGAAFGVDDAVLDALVTVFRDLRSGRSDEGWDVERPGTVMSTAEAVQVAASLGVAAAYLPDGDVLDLLPGHLLGVVRKDDPADHGRLLGYWDGPVRRRAEDGSAMWRRLWDLRENLR
- a CDS encoding DNA-binding protein, which gives rise to MSGDMSQAEARTAELLKAGAVLPPDTEGAGDRAVPLTARRYRHPGLDDRVVVRLVAGELGAAEDLAAGFLGLEPDGEPAVVGLGARRSLGFPEWVLVHHPGDGHHALAVVPELERTARQVKSKPKAALDAYQRLAGQLAASVPHFLPTFYEQAGRVFLGVENTTYAAQMFAQARKAEAEHGLAVDEDRLDAVFLEFALAGALPVKVLSGYAREMAGRLPADEALRRFTRLCVRRTAGGLPPSAQMANDLRRLARAAGADAAEAEQAYLAELLGLPATQRAAAGWWKAHRPAVASLGRREPEVRGTLLNSMPQVRDGELPGLWLEILEESGATAGLAGGEVPERERPADGTAGWLGRFLLARDRAGGIPPRLPSLYTLVERVADRLRAELAEPGRKAPTVEYDVDLLDLLLALDIPVADPDERRSLHLIPWAKGEGRRDLLALAADPRFRPAFQRGADGFGANEYGQRAVRVLAESPGGRPMLAEWMRKVALRSSAAGLPELPDAMRRLSWLPGEALVLAEEEVRQAAGADVALVLARTLRAGLFDELGWPAWEEAAETLVPRKDVDDLVVADAWPHLIVAGPSQVRVLSAEGTVLTHDLRVPAGDTWGDDHGFHYVDGELLVYWHSRQLGSELRGYWHTSADRIHLLEGIGSTRGTRLNWYRGDDPVSLPLPGGGRTTGQGVLHPGDTAVPGERSVITDGTSFWVWTWDGSDHESTGWYEYDPLSGEQGRKGVPGFLADALRTAPAGSTFRSGWLLPAPSDGPTPVGTPVGGLFGWRVVVLPDGSMRGEDLSGRAVTVAPDSRAPLRALTFPGDDRPRAVVKNGGYQVDLVDLDGVVTAVAKTDNVPGAFAAGTLVLPPPRYWHCLRPRDPEGSALLRRMDRDTSAALLEAVVAGGETGEEELRARIRALLPQVSHDALVAGITGVVRFAAARQAELDAVAARLSEALAGGHREESPTGPVDRLLNQALSGLGGSADNSWHSQELDGAFRQIQSIGQALAAAPSEAPPGRLHLDLPESPPAGLNWAPLLDHSAALAFRAATATIEEEHRTALHALLRDLRDLGLPAAADPSRWRRMSLHLEKHHLPVVDGSLRRGTWLGVLPLGGGALLAFVSRSSPDDSGCVWTALFHDPAGRFDVPSPYTVRSSSPVGEDRREGWLGAFLTELAERGPAPWRPEAAEEFARLTGVSQTVARLVVAGLPYVDAYERGFITKEARATLGVKMADAAVAKDELRKLSAHARRAVVAALLPEDPARLWTDGPDAAGAAQVWNSEVGRQAAIPEWLLGEAARAVRTGWDTGRALRALADPAAAPELSRDLVWGVNGDRVRPVDGNATGFTASTLVTAVATAGWLAHRLPAGDPIRAALPRALAMVRDRLAGPELMLDLGRYVDLPGFRKAAGAPTEIGEGYERYGAVIMATYDTRPAPGIRTALLDAAGDDPYLRALVGSEGSFPVETALRTARDPRFEALLADPGDPVEGERDADGTWWPQDPTRSVPELVVEVAKEHGLGEDAAVLYLTLLAMPDPTDRNVARWTGWKPARLKEARAELAAGALVVEANRARAGRSLFLPGGWTELKAPCLPLEQWKLPLFDGAGSQSTPIVPIQPAADLYRRAWQRVRDGDAPRFEELRVRRGRRR